The proteins below come from a single Pleuronectes platessa chromosome 1, fPlePla1.1, whole genome shotgun sequence genomic window:
- the ca7 gene encoding carbonic anhydrase 7 isoform X1 has product MTGNHWGYGKEDGPSVWHNNYPVAQGNRQSPIDIIPQQASHDPSLGPIVLNYDQCTSTNISNNGHSVVVEFDDSDDRSVIQGGPLDNPYRLKQFHFHWGGKGCHGSEHTVAGNSYASELHLVHWNAVKYRTFGEAAAAPDGLAVLGIFLEKLCVLRKTGDDHRWLHTITDALYMVKFKGSVTDFKRFNPKCLLPSSLQYWTYLGSLTTPPLHESVTWIVLKEPIIVSDKQMGKFRLLLFSGEEEDQRKRMENNFRPPQPLQGRKVRSSN; this is encoded by the exons ATGACAGGGAACCACTGGGGATATGGAAAGGAGGACG GTCCCTCTGTATGGCACAACAACTACCCTGTGGCCCAGGGCAACCGGCAGTCTCCCATCGACATCATACCCCAGCAGGCTTCACATGACCCCAGTCTGGGCCCGATCGTCCTCAACTATGATCAGTGTACCTCCACCAACATCTCCAATAACGGACACTCTGTGGTGGTGGAGTTCGACGACTCGGACGACCGTTCAG tgaTCCAGGGGGGCCCTCTGGACAACCCCTACAGACTGAAACAGTTTCATTTCCACTGGGGCGGAAAGGGCTGCCACGGCTCTGAGCACACTGTAGCAGGAAATAGCTACGCTTCTGAG CTTCATTTAGTTCACTGGAACGCTGTGAAGTACAGGACGTTTGGGGAAGCGGCAGCAGCTCCAGACGGCCTCGCTGTCCTCGGCATCTTCCTAGAG aaactgtgtgtgttacGAAAGACAGGTGACGACCACAGATGGCTCCACACGATAACAGATGCTCTGTACATGGTGAAGTTTAAG GGCAGCGTCACCGATTTCAAACGTTTCAACCCCAAGTGCCTGTTACCCAGCAGCCTCCAGTACTGGACCTACCTGGGCTCACTGACCACGCCCCCTCTACACGAGAGCGTCACCTGGATCGTCCTGAAGGAGCCAATCATCGTGTCTGATAAACAG ATGGGCAAGTTTCGATTGCTCCTGTTctctggagaggaagaggatcagAGGAAACGCATGGAAAACAACTTCAGGCCTCCCCAGCCTCTCCAGGGAAGGAAAGTGCGTTCCTCCAATTAA
- the ca7 gene encoding carbonic anhydrase 7 isoform X2, with the protein MTGNHWGYGKEDGPSVWHNNYPVAQGNRQSPIDIIPQQASHDPSLGPIVLNYDQCTSTNISNNGHSVVVEFDDSDDRSVIQGGPLDNPYRLKQFHFHWGGKGCHGSEHTVAGNSYASELHLVHWNAVKYRTFGEAAAAPDGLAVLGIFLETGDDHRWLHTITDALYMVKFKGSVTDFKRFNPKCLLPSSLQYWTYLGSLTTPPLHESVTWIVLKEPIIVSDKQMGKFRLLLFSGEEEDQRKRMENNFRPPQPLQGRKVRSSN; encoded by the exons ATGACAGGGAACCACTGGGGATATGGAAAGGAGGACG GTCCCTCTGTATGGCACAACAACTACCCTGTGGCCCAGGGCAACCGGCAGTCTCCCATCGACATCATACCCCAGCAGGCTTCACATGACCCCAGTCTGGGCCCGATCGTCCTCAACTATGATCAGTGTACCTCCACCAACATCTCCAATAACGGACACTCTGTGGTGGTGGAGTTCGACGACTCGGACGACCGTTCAG tgaTCCAGGGGGGCCCTCTGGACAACCCCTACAGACTGAAACAGTTTCATTTCCACTGGGGCGGAAAGGGCTGCCACGGCTCTGAGCACACTGTAGCAGGAAATAGCTACGCTTCTGAG CTTCATTTAGTTCACTGGAACGCTGTGAAGTACAGGACGTTTGGGGAAGCGGCAGCAGCTCCAGACGGCCTCGCTGTCCTCGGCATCTTCCTAGAG ACAGGTGACGACCACAGATGGCTCCACACGATAACAGATGCTCTGTACATGGTGAAGTTTAAG GGCAGCGTCACCGATTTCAAACGTTTCAACCCCAAGTGCCTGTTACCCAGCAGCCTCCAGTACTGGACCTACCTGGGCTCACTGACCACGCCCCCTCTACACGAGAGCGTCACCTGGATCGTCCTGAAGGAGCCAATCATCGTGTCTGATAAACAG ATGGGCAAGTTTCGATTGCTCCTGTTctctggagaggaagaggatcagAGGAAACGCATGGAAAACAACTTCAGGCCTCCCCAGCCTCTCCAGGGAAGGAAAGTGCGTTCCTCCAATTAA